In the genome of Pseudomonas protegens, one region contains:
- a CDS encoding transposase, with amino-acid sequence MRQRSSYPKPFKAQVIQECLQPGAILSSVAIAHGINANVIRKLMIAVARFVHQES; translated from the coding sequence ATGCGCCAACGAAGCTCTTACCCCAAACCGTTCAAAGCCCAGGTTATTCAGGAATGCCTGCAACCCGGCGCGATCCTCTCCAGCGTTGCCATCGCCCACGGCATCAACGCCAACGTCATTCGCAAACTCATGATTGCCGTCGCCCGTTTTGTACATCAAGAAAGCTAG
- a CDS encoding DsbA family protein → MTWPFRRRFLAVIVCIGVVLAAGLLLSSTIRHGEDTHHESNPVNKGPWLLGPADARWTIVEYADLECPYCKTYTPELKHWVIQQENMNLQWHHLPLPGLDIRPACLVALVRG, encoded by the coding sequence ATGACATGGCCATTTAGAAGGAGATTCCTCGCTGTCATAGTTTGCATAGGAGTGGTACTAGCGGCCGGCCTGCTGCTTTCTTCGACTATTCGTCATGGAGAAGACACACACCATGAGTCTAATCCTGTCAATAAGGGGCCCTGGCTACTCGGTCCAGCAGATGCACGTTGGACCATCGTCGAGTATGCCGATCTGGAGTGTCCTTACTGCAAGACTTATACACCCGAGCTCAAGCACTGGGTGATCCAGCAGGAAAATATGAACCTGCAGTGGCACCACCTGCCATTACCGGGGCTCGATATTCGCCCTGCATGCCTCGTAGCGTTGGTCAGGGGCTGA
- a CDS encoding DNA-binding protein, producing the protein MVCHFLRGISNRVRRIFCSEQGSAKESWKLVPLTPEYLAEEHGCYVAAIEVALAKDQIRNIALSGNYGVGKSSIMQEVARRQDNRIVELSLSTLAPIEASQIDNSVPIQATTPTNRIQQEIVKQLLYREYPSRTPGSRFRRIERFRWWRAIGTSVMLGFVVAVIFLLTGWSEKIVSVFTLYLDIGVWAHPVIWSAAALITLLVSWLFYGKLHIKQFSAGSATVTLNESSVSYFDQYLDEIVYFFEVSDRDVVLFEDIDRFNDSHIFETLRALNTLLNASPQIKRPIRFIYAIKDSIFDRIGLEIEGHRRNTEAFTTNDPAQIEAMHANRTKFFDLVIPVVPFITHRSARNLALQLLGQVEHQVAPELLDLATQYVPDMRLLKNVRNEFIVFRDRIFSGDGKQLNLSETDLFAMMLYKSTHLADFENIRLGHSKLDILYKLSRELVTENIKRIEGELRVLRQQITRINGAATRSTQLGERLLAHVQRTAEASGFRTQNATYSLAGAVKSPKDLQEAQFWTNFVSPDGNSALEYYDSYRGHTLSFTRDSLVAALGDPLDAESWNEADRKTLIEQSDEKMEDVKFLRSADLGDLIKRPEFLVQYKESKKSFEAIAKIILTPGLAYQIVRAGYINRNFTLYTSTFHGDRVGSAATNFIIHHVERDLMDQHFELAPEDVDAVVRERGKSALKEPAFYNIAILDRLLAKHIDAADIMIYSLVGLGERQTSFLQAYLIAGKECLRLIERFTVASTQVLTYLVSQADLDDSSRLALVNVALAHLTPSKQRIDSAVSSYLLAHYAEFTALTSDATVPAQAGRISALFGDAGIIVPRLELLGRETRTSFVSRNLYEITYQNLAIAIDNATTVALDVIRDQSETVYDYVLRHLSKYLEAIDGTSKTIDANEHFLPVIEDVLSLEAPRLADVVERAAPDCKVTDLTEVSEGAWPALAEHRRFPATLSNVSKYVAARGEVDAQLAKILTATAEITDTNTTDEESKTELAIAILAAADYVPSAALRTKLVESLSLENYLVVDTIAAEVGDLFAQLLKYNIIADDVASYEHLAGTDWPARKAFIRESRRFSSYMTPALVGGDLAALLASGEVDSTIKNVVVEQAAKYAEVADSRGLNELARFATKSGRELSPDVIQKMAQEKISAQQILLLLEPQLDVISRDLLFTILQALDSDYPELTEVGRSKLRVPNTLADRALLERLKREMTVSTYDYSKVMIEVNRKRK; encoded by the coding sequence GTGGTCTGTCATTTTTTGCGCGGCATCAGTAATCGTGTTCGGCGCATCTTCTGTTCTGAGCAGGGGTCTGCCAAGGAATCGTGGAAGCTGGTCCCGCTTACCCCTGAGTACCTGGCAGAAGAGCATGGCTGCTATGTCGCCGCTATCGAAGTTGCCCTAGCGAAGGATCAGATCCGCAACATAGCGTTGTCCGGCAACTACGGGGTCGGCAAGAGCAGTATCATGCAGGAAGTCGCTCGGCGGCAGGATAATCGTATCGTAGAGTTATCACTCTCCACGCTTGCGCCTATCGAAGCTTCGCAAATTGATAATTCAGTGCCTATCCAGGCCACAACCCCGACCAACCGCATCCAACAGGAAATTGTTAAGCAGCTGCTCTATCGAGAATATCCGAGCAGAACCCCTGGCTCTCGGTTTCGGCGTATTGAGCGTTTCCGATGGTGGCGGGCAATCGGAACGTCGGTAATGCTGGGGTTTGTCGTTGCTGTAATTTTCCTGCTGACTGGATGGTCAGAAAAAATTGTTTCTGTGTTCACGCTATATTTGGATATCGGTGTTTGGGCTCACCCTGTAATTTGGAGCGCTGCGGCGCTGATTACCCTGCTGGTGAGCTGGTTGTTCTATGGAAAACTGCATATCAAGCAGTTCTCCGCGGGGTCTGCAACTGTTACGCTCAACGAAAGCTCAGTTTCGTACTTTGATCAATACCTCGACGAGATCGTCTACTTCTTTGAGGTCTCAGACCGCGATGTTGTTCTCTTTGAGGACATCGACCGATTCAACGACTCTCATATCTTCGAGACGCTTCGGGCGCTGAACACTTTGCTCAACGCCTCTCCCCAGATCAAGAGACCGATCCGATTCATCTATGCCATCAAAGACAGCATTTTCGATCGCATCGGCCTGGAGATAGAAGGTCACAGGCGCAATACGGAAGCGTTCACGACGAACGATCCGGCACAGATCGAGGCTATGCACGCCAACCGCACAAAATTCTTCGATCTGGTTATCCCGGTGGTTCCCTTTATTACGCACCGGAGCGCCCGCAATCTGGCGCTACAGCTACTTGGTCAAGTCGAGCACCAAGTAGCTCCGGAGCTACTCGATTTAGCGACGCAGTACGTACCGGATATGCGGCTGCTCAAGAACGTCCGTAACGAATTCATCGTCTTCCGCGACCGAATCTTCTCCGGCGACGGTAAGCAGCTCAACCTGAGTGAGACTGACCTGTTTGCGATGATGCTCTACAAGAGCACACACTTAGCAGACTTCGAAAATATCCGGCTCGGCCATAGCAAGCTGGACATACTCTACAAGCTTAGTCGTGAGCTGGTGACTGAGAACATCAAGCGAATCGAGGGCGAACTTCGTGTGCTTCGCCAGCAGATCACACGGATCAACGGGGCTGCCACCCGCAGCACTCAGTTGGGCGAGCGCCTGCTTGCGCACGTGCAGCGGACGGCTGAGGCTTCTGGCTTCCGGACCCAGAATGCAACGTACTCGCTCGCGGGTGCTGTGAAGTCTCCGAAAGACCTTCAGGAAGCGCAGTTCTGGACAAACTTCGTCTCTCCAGACGGAAACTCGGCACTTGAATATTACGACAGCTATCGTGGTCATACACTGTCGTTCACTCGCGACAGTCTTGTGGCTGCGCTGGGTGATCCGTTGGACGCCGAGAGCTGGAACGAAGCGGATCGTAAGACGCTCATTGAGCAGAGCGATGAGAAGATGGAGGACGTCAAGTTTCTGCGGAGCGCTGACCTTGGTGATCTCATCAAACGACCGGAATTCCTCGTCCAATATAAGGAGAGCAAGAAGTCCTTCGAGGCAATAGCGAAGATCATCCTAACGCCGGGCTTGGCGTACCAGATCGTCCGTGCCGGGTATATCAACCGCAACTTCACTCTCTACACGTCAACTTTCCACGGGGATCGCGTGGGGTCTGCTGCCACGAACTTCATTATCCATCACGTCGAGCGAGACCTGATGGACCAGCACTTCGAGCTTGCTCCGGAGGACGTGGACGCGGTTGTCCGCGAGCGAGGCAAGAGCGCGCTGAAGGAGCCTGCGTTTTACAACATCGCGATCCTAGACCGTCTTCTGGCCAAACATATCGACGCGGCCGACATCATGATCTATTCCCTAGTTGGTCTCGGGGAGCGTCAGACTAGTTTTCTGCAGGCGTACCTTATCGCAGGGAAGGAGTGCCTCCGGCTCATCGAACGATTCACGGTCGCGTCCACACAAGTGCTCACCTATCTCGTGAGTCAGGCGGACCTAGACGACTCTTCACGACTAGCTCTTGTGAATGTAGCGCTAGCACATCTGACGCCTTCAAAGCAGCGGATAGATTCTGCGGTGTCGTCTTACCTGTTGGCGCATTACGCTGAGTTCACGGCGCTAACGTCCGATGCGACCGTGCCAGCCCAGGCCGGACGTATCAGCGCACTCTTCGGGGATGCGGGTATTATCGTGCCTCGTCTGGAACTGTTGGGTCGAGAGACTCGTACGTCGTTCGTGTCACGCAATTTGTATGAGATCACATACCAGAACCTCGCGATTGCAATCGACAATGCAACAACCGTTGCGCTCGACGTCATCCGCGATCAGAGCGAGACGGTATACGACTATGTGCTCAGACATTTGAGCAAGTACTTGGAGGCTATCGATGGCACTTCCAAGACGATAGATGCGAACGAGCACTTCCTCCCAGTGATCGAAGATGTACTCTCGCTAGAAGCACCTCGTCTTGCTGATGTGGTCGAGCGTGCGGCTCCAGATTGTAAAGTTACAGATCTCACAGAGGTATCTGAGGGAGCGTGGCCAGCCTTGGCCGAACATAGGCGTTTCCCAGCAACACTCAGCAACGTTAGCAAATACGTCGCAGCTCGCGGGGAGGTCGATGCGCAACTGGCGAAAATCCTGACGGCCACTGCCGAGATCACTGATACCAACACCACTGACGAGGAGTCGAAAACGGAGTTGGCGATCGCAATACTGGCGGCAGCGGATTACGTCCCATCCGCAGCACTACGTACGAAGCTAGTCGAGAGCTTGAGCCTGGAAAACTACCTTGTTGTTGACACAATCGCGGCAGAGGTTGGCGACCTTTTCGCGCAGTTGCTCAAATACAACATCATTGCGGATGACGTCGCGTCCTATGAGCACCTTGCAGGCACGGATTGGCCGGCGCGCAAAGCGTTTATACGAGAGTCTCGGAGGTTTTCGAGCTACATGACCCCGGCGTTGGTGGGGGGGGACCTGGCGGCGCTTCTGGCAAGCGGCGAGGTTGATTCGACGATCAAAAATGTGGTTGTCGAGCAAGCTGCGAAGTATGCGGAGGTGGCCGATTCTCGAGGGCTGAACGAACTGGCACGATTTGCTACCAAATCCGGGCGCGAACTCTCGCCCGATGTTATACAGAAGATGGCGCAAGAGAAAATCTCAGCGCAGCAGATCTTACTGCTACTAGAGCCACAACTAGATGTGATCAGTCGTGACCTGCTCTTCACTATCCTGCAAGCGCTTGACAGTGATTACCCTGAGCTCACCGAGGTGGGGCGCAGTAAATTACGAGTGCCGAATACGCTTGCTGATCGTGCGCTCTTGGAACGTCTTAAACGGGAAATGACCGTCAGCACCTACGATTATAGTAAGGTAATGATTGAGGTAAATAGGAAGCGTAAGTGA
- a CDS encoding Fic family protein — protein sequence MITSKTYLDPVLPENLPDSIIQAADLLPRKAEFLAGRLANETSKQLVGLLRITNTYFSNLIEGHRTEIADLQAARTATSQERKGLKDLAVQHMTQQEVMERQLRMRPVDSFSAIFDPNLIAAIHRRLFKSASREELTLDDGRMMEPGRLRAEENEQVQVGAYVAPAASAVMPMLQHLQLHYGRIKDPRRQLIAALAGHHRLALVHPFLDGNGRVIRMLTHLQLVYLGLKPFLWSLSRGLARRQDEYYRFLALADRPREGDHDGRGQLSQRHYFTLIEFMLDVCRDQIEYMTTSLNPARLREQVVHAFSTDPELRRAGIRPTTAAAVLALLTQGAMPRAEFKVFTGLKDRLATEELSQLIKAGIVVSSTPRSRMVEAGLSAHFAGLIFPNLHFQMC from the coding sequence ATGATTACCTCGAAAACGTACCTTGACCCAGTACTACCTGAAAATCTGCCCGACTCAATCATCCAGGCGGCAGATCTATTACCGCGCAAGGCAGAGTTTCTTGCTGGGCGGCTCGCTAATGAGACATCGAAGCAACTAGTAGGGTTGTTGCGCATCACTAATACCTACTTCTCAAACCTAATTGAAGGGCATCGAACCGAGATCGCCGACCTCCAGGCTGCTCGCACAGCAACGAGTCAGGAAAGAAAGGGACTCAAAGACCTTGCCGTCCAGCACATGACGCAACAAGAGGTTATGGAGCGGCAGCTTCGCATGCGTCCAGTGGATAGCTTCTCTGCCATATTCGATCCTAATTTGATCGCCGCTATCCATCGTAGGCTGTTCAAGTCCGCCTCCAGGGAAGAATTGACTTTGGATGATGGTCGCATGATGGAGCCAGGCAGACTGCGGGCTGAAGAGAATGAGCAGGTCCAGGTTGGTGCATATGTCGCTCCTGCTGCCAGCGCTGTAATGCCCATGCTTCAGCACCTGCAACTGCACTACGGACGAATAAAGGATCCACGGCGCCAACTGATTGCTGCTCTAGCAGGCCATCACCGGCTAGCGCTGGTACACCCTTTCCTTGATGGTAATGGCCGGGTTATTCGGATGCTCACCCACCTGCAGCTTGTTTACCTTGGACTAAAACCTTTCCTCTGGTCACTGTCTCGTGGCCTGGCTCGGAGACAGGATGAGTACTACCGCTTCTTAGCTTTGGCTGATCGCCCTCGTGAAGGTGACCATGATGGTCGTGGCCAACTCTCACAGCGTCACTACTTCACTCTCATCGAGTTCATGCTGGATGTTTGCCGCGACCAGATTGAGTACATGACGACCTCCTTAAATCCGGCCAGGCTTCGCGAGCAAGTTGTTCATGCATTCTCAACGGATCCTGAGCTTCGTCGTGCCGGTATCAGGCCCACTACTGCAGCTGCTGTGTTGGCTCTGCTCACCCAGGGTGCGATGCCACGTGCAGAGTTTAAGGTGTTCACAGGTTTGAAGGATCGGCTTGCTACGGAAGAACTGAGTCAGTTGATCAAAGCGGGGATAGTCGTCAGTAGCACTCCCAGATCCCGCATGGTGGAAGCCGGTTTGTCCGCACACTTCGCTGGATTGATCTTTCCAAATCTACATTTCCAAATGTGCTAG
- a CDS encoding ATP-dependent endonuclease has product MYLRTLDVRGFKCFGELFSIELHDGLNVLVGENGAGKTGVVSAIRQLFNDSESGKRIISERDFYRGFGKDDVAAEEIKIQATFSDLDKNDVIAFDTWCGNHPEAKLTFTALNQESRGRFKHHTYGGHEYTKAFETEKLDYVHCVYLPPLRDAETKLREGRQSRLARLLKALCRKDIEAARKARVLHPLEQHVGDFNRQLSESDQFAIKAANQRIGESLKAALGAHLSQGTMIQFSEVSFSRIVEGLRLLYFPDLSKADAAQFRALEENSLGFNNLLYIASILAELTYEADEGQGEKTYLRLLLIEEPEAHLHPQLQLRLLRHLKKAAEARGMQVIITTHSTVITAAVSVDHVIHLSNLSLPKAVPLRNCGLPRQSRQFVDRWLDATKSNLLFAKGTILVEGIAEAMVLPALAKIVLQPFGEGRNSLDDYGVSVINLGGIYFNHFMQLFCDVRAEHQGKNIPVRCSGLTDNDPPKSVIENDGAGVQKSVPFLPHADNCIVGNNPALELQKHIGLSEFARLFAGKYKTFEYDIAMEGNNLKTMLIIAAGLWEAQDGTVVKGLKADAKLDFAAMTSAQRAPYAGALLGRIDSDDIGKGIYAQAFADVLEANGAGFVVPVYIRQAILWACGLEEGAA; this is encoded by the coding sequence ATGTATTTACGTACGCTGGACGTTCGGGGCTTCAAGTGCTTTGGGGAGCTGTTCTCGATCGAGCTACATGACGGCCTGAACGTCCTGGTCGGCGAAAACGGGGCCGGTAAGACTGGTGTCGTCAGCGCGATACGTCAGCTCTTCAATGACTCTGAGTCGGGCAAACGAATTATCAGCGAGCGCGATTTCTACAGGGGATTTGGCAAGGATGATGTCGCGGCTGAAGAGATCAAAATTCAGGCGACCTTCTCCGATCTCGACAAGAACGATGTGATTGCGTTTGACACTTGGTGCGGCAACCATCCCGAGGCAAAACTCACGTTCACGGCCCTGAACCAGGAGTCTCGTGGTAGGTTCAAACACCATACGTACGGTGGCCACGAGTACACCAAAGCGTTTGAAACCGAGAAATTAGACTATGTCCACTGCGTATACCTACCGCCCTTACGCGACGCTGAAACTAAGCTGAGAGAAGGGCGCCAGTCTCGCCTCGCGCGCCTGTTAAAAGCGCTCTGCCGTAAAGACATAGAAGCCGCCAGAAAGGCGCGGGTGCTGCATCCACTGGAGCAACATGTTGGGGACTTCAATCGCCAGCTATCAGAGAGCGACCAATTTGCTATCAAAGCTGCCAACCAGCGAATTGGTGAAAGCCTAAAAGCTGCCCTGGGCGCTCATCTATCTCAGGGCACAATGATTCAGTTTTCGGAAGTGAGCTTCTCCCGAATCGTGGAAGGTCTGAGGCTCCTGTACTTTCCAGACTTGAGCAAGGCTGACGCTGCACAATTTCGGGCGTTGGAAGAAAACAGCCTGGGCTTCAACAACCTGCTGTACATCGCTTCTATTCTGGCAGAGCTGACCTACGAAGCCGATGAGGGGCAGGGCGAGAAAACGTACCTGCGCCTGCTGTTGATCGAGGAGCCGGAGGCGCATCTTCATCCCCAGCTTCAGCTCCGGCTCCTTCGGCACCTTAAGAAGGCTGCTGAGGCTCGCGGAATGCAGGTGATCATAACCACCCACTCGACTGTGATCACCGCTGCAGTATCTGTAGATCACGTTATTCACCTGTCCAACCTGAGCCTCCCCAAGGCAGTGCCCCTCAGGAACTGCGGCCTGCCCAGGCAGAGCCGACAATTTGTGGACAGATGGCTTGACGCAACAAAGTCGAACCTGCTGTTCGCCAAGGGCACAATCCTAGTGGAGGGCATAGCGGAGGCGATGGTCTTACCGGCACTCGCCAAAATCGTGCTGCAGCCATTCGGCGAGGGACGGAACTCCCTGGACGACTACGGTGTGTCTGTCATCAACCTGGGCGGAATTTATTTCAACCACTTTATGCAGCTGTTCTGCGACGTCAGAGCTGAGCATCAAGGTAAGAATATCCCTGTCAGGTGCTCAGGACTGACCGACAACGATCCTCCAAAGTCTGTGATTGAGAACGACGGAGCGGGCGTTCAAAAGAGTGTTCCATTTTTGCCCCATGCAGACAACTGCATTGTAGGCAACAACCCGGCGCTGGAATTGCAGAAGCACATCGGTCTATCAGAGTTCGCTCGCCTCTTTGCGGGAAAATACAAAACCTTCGAGTACGACATCGCAATGGAAGGCAACAATCTCAAGACGATGCTGATTATCGCAGCTGGGCTCTGGGAGGCCCAGGATGGAACGGTGGTAAAAGGTTTGAAGGCAGACGCGAAACTCGACTTTGCTGCCATGACATCCGCCCAGCGGGCGCCTTACGCCGGCGCACTACTGGGTCGCATTGACTCCGATGACATTGGCAAGGGTATATATGCCCAAGCCTTCGCGGATGTACTTGAGGCAAATGGGGCCGGCTTCGTGGTGCCGGTGTACATCCGCCAGGCAATCCTCTGGGCGTGCGGTCTGGAAGAGGGTGCGGCCTAA
- a CDS encoding tetratricopeptide repeat protein, with product MQRARSLGADGNPAWKPTALNVQGLSDEQLGQYPEAVQVYDEALALNPKIGVKRRLASVSKRGGAE from the coding sequence TTGCAGCGTGCCCGCTCGCTCGGGGCAGATGGAAACCCTGCATGGAAGCCCACAGCGCTCAATGTCCAAGGGCTTTCCGACGAGCAACTGGGCCAGTACCCCGAAGCAGTCCAGGTCTATGATGAGGCGCTGGCTTTGAATCCAAAAATTGGGGTTAAGCGCAGGTTGGCTTCGGTGAGTAAGAGGGGCGGGGCTGAGTAG
- a CDS encoding DNA-binding protein, translating to MAVGVPETDVFAAADAVLARGERPTVERVRLELGRGSPARVGALLDQWWEQLAGRLRGETRLPGLPAEVTQAFIAIWQQATTLAQGVVEQSLAGQRQVLAEEREALSALEAHARLDVAQARQQVAEAAAARRGAETRLTDLERLLIQRQVQIDELRAQRDELQAQRDEAHTQLAEVRQHLHETREQAEQARVEQQRYTRNVEDRAYREIDRAREEAKALAAQLKEAGGRQQTLQQDLQASQAALAEVREQRGVAQAQCEALQRERDQALEAYTTACEQQQVLQQQQHLTQRELAELREQAAASRALAEILDQQLAGATTGHAPEGRSRSARKSTRKDT from the coding sequence GTGGCGGTAGGCGTACCAGAAACTGACGTGTTCGCGGCAGCGGACGCGGTGCTGGCCCGTGGCGAACGGCCGACGGTAGAGCGCGTGCGCCTGGAGCTCGGGCGCGGCAGTCCGGCACGGGTCGGCGCGCTGCTCGACCAGTGGTGGGAACAGTTGGCCGGGCGCCTGCGCGGCGAAACCCGCTTGCCGGGGCTGCCGGCGGAGGTGACACAGGCCTTTATAGCCATCTGGCAGCAGGCGACCACCCTGGCCCAGGGTGTCGTGGAGCAGTCACTGGCCGGCCAGCGTCAAGTGTTGGCGGAGGAGCGGGAAGCGTTGAGCGCACTGGAAGCCCACGCCCGGCTGGATGTGGCCCAGGCACGTCAGCAGGTGGCGGAAGCCGCCGCCGCGCGGCGGGGTGCAGAGACCCGACTGACCGACCTGGAGCGGCTGTTGATCCAACGCCAGGTGCAGATCGACGAACTGCGTGCCCAGCGTGACGAACTCCAGGCGCAGCGCGACGAAGCGCACACACAGCTGGCCGAGGTGCGTCAACACTTGCACGAAACCCGTGAACAGGCCGAACAAGCGCGTGTGGAGCAACAGCGCTATACACGCAACGTCGAGGATCGGGCCTATCGTGAAATCGACCGTGCGCGCGAGGAAGCCAAAGCGCTAGCGGCACAACTGAAGGAGGCTGGCGGCCGGCAACAAACCCTGCAGCAGGACCTGCAGGCGAGTCAGGCAGCATTGGCAGAGGTGCGTGAGCAGCGCGGTGTTGCTCAGGCGCAATGTGAAGCCTTACAGCGCGAGCGTGATCAGGCCCTGGAGGCGTACACTACAGCGTGCGAGCAGCAACAGGTACTGCAACAGCAACAACACTTGACTCAGCGTGAACTAGCCGAGTTGCGCGAGCAGGCTGCTGCCTCACGAGCACTCGCAGAAATTCTTGACCAACAACTTGCGGGGGCTACTACCGGCCACGCCCCTGAAGGGCGCAGTCGATCCGCTCGAAAGTCGACCCGAAAAGATACCTAG
- a CDS encoding UvrD-helicase domain-containing protein encodes MAAQNKAAQAGAADIEFTDQQQRYIDAPLDRHVYLRACPGSGKTEVVAAKVCKIILEWKHRPSGIALLTFLNSATEELQSRVYKYLREPLGLPHYISTFDSFVLTHLLSSIASEITGFQGRDGDFRIRIIDKSADIYHTRIKICGRTVSACRYNYDKESKRYVFSTKDRKWDNEANLAQQGEADQKALLSTKKRLWAAGFATYGDIDILALVGMQEEKFKDYFSRIARRFPLVIVDECQDLSAEQLLIVKRLSLLGVKFHFVGDLNQSIYGFRKSNPAHVRRRMEELGFEEYVLNENWRSGQAIVDVCSNILQSDRVVGNPRIASVMPTVVEYQNCPSEVLPAIREMSLIHHKVVVVARGHATLQRLRTGRAFEGIELLALACINLKAGRLTDIAQCLETFGKWLAARLELQVTKAGPYCPMDIESKLAWRIFLHDGLQFLVEHGIGDDNQTWSNWARAAKIALGKLPDQTFVPVEVREHLEGLRGLHLRARSGQGKMLISERLAGVPDVATQRDCLRFETIHGVKGETHDVTVVVSSQKPGVHQSHWKDWLRDRTSEAARFAYVASSRPKHVLIWAVKKLKAEDRLVLEGLGFELP; translated from the coding sequence ATGGCGGCGCAGAATAAGGCTGCTCAAGCGGGTGCAGCCGACATCGAGTTCACCGACCAGCAGCAGAGATACATTGATGCGCCGCTGGATAGACACGTGTACCTGAGAGCCTGTCCCGGTAGCGGCAAAACAGAGGTCGTGGCCGCAAAAGTATGTAAGATCATCCTAGAGTGGAAGCATCGCCCTTCTGGTATCGCTTTACTCACCTTTCTCAATAGTGCTACGGAAGAGCTCCAGAGCAGGGTTTATAAGTACCTCCGCGAGCCATTGGGCCTGCCGCACTACATCTCCACCTTCGATAGCTTCGTGCTCACACACCTGCTGTCGAGTATCGCCAGCGAGATCACGGGCTTTCAAGGCCGGGACGGCGACTTCCGCATACGGATCATCGACAAGTCAGCTGATATCTACCACACGCGCATCAAGATCTGTGGACGCACCGTATCAGCTTGTCGATACAACTACGATAAAGAATCCAAACGCTATGTCTTTTCGACCAAAGACCGGAAGTGGGATAACGAAGCCAACCTCGCCCAACAGGGCGAGGCCGACCAGAAGGCACTGTTGTCGACCAAAAAACGGCTTTGGGCCGCTGGCTTTGCAACTTACGGTGACATCGATATCCTCGCGTTAGTGGGGATGCAAGAAGAAAAATTCAAAGATTACTTCTCGCGTATCGCACGCCGATTCCCGTTGGTGATCGTCGATGAGTGCCAAGACTTGTCGGCAGAGCAGCTTCTGATTGTCAAAAGGCTGAGCCTACTAGGCGTGAAATTCCATTTTGTAGGTGACCTTAACCAGTCAATTTATGGTTTCAGAAAATCGAATCCTGCACACGTGCGTCGGCGCATGGAGGAGCTTGGCTTTGAGGAGTACGTCCTCAACGAAAATTGGCGAAGCGGCCAAGCCATCGTAGATGTGTGTTCCAACATTCTTCAATCCGACCGTGTGGTGGGAAATCCTCGTATTGCTTCCGTAATGCCAACAGTCGTCGAGTATCAAAACTGCCCGTCGGAGGTGCTTCCAGCCATTCGGGAAATGAGCCTGATACATCACAAGGTGGTGGTCGTCGCGCGCGGGCATGCAACACTCCAGCGCTTACGTACTGGTAGAGCTTTCGAGGGCATCGAGCTGCTGGCGCTGGCCTGCATAAACCTCAAAGCAGGTAGGTTGACGGACATAGCGCAGTGCCTGGAAACATTCGGTAAGTGGCTGGCGGCCCGGCTAGAACTGCAGGTGACGAAAGCAGGCCCTTACTGCCCTATGGATATTGAGTCAAAACTGGCTTGGCGTATATTCCTTCACGACGGACTCCAGTTCTTAGTGGAACACGGCATAGGAGATGATAATCAGACCTGGTCGAACTGGGCCCGGGCAGCAAAAATTGCGCTTGGAAAGCTACCAGATCAAACATTCGTGCCTGTAGAGGTGCGTGAGCATTTAGAAGGGCTGAGAGGCCTTCATTTGCGAGCCCGTTCTGGGCAGGGGAAGATGTTGATCTCCGAACGGTTGGCCGGAGTACCAGATGTAGCCACCCAACGTGACTGCCTGCGTTTCGAGACCATTCACGGGGTCAAGGGTGAAACACACGACGTGACCGTGGTTGTATCGTCACAGAAACCAGGCGTGCATCAGTCGCACTGGAAGGACTGGCTGCGTGACCGGACTTCCGAAGCTGCGAGATTTGCCTACGTGGCGAGTTCGCGGCCGAAGCATGTGCTGATTTGGGCAGTGAAAAAATTAAAGGCTGAAGATCGGCTGGTGCTTGAGGGCCTGGGATTCGAGCTCCCGTAG